The genomic region CTAAAGACTGAAACAAAATGTTTATATTTCATTCAGCAACTAATATAgtaatattttataaataaaaaatcatGCCTTCAGTCTTTACTGCTATTGCCGAAACTATATCCATTAATCGTCTAAATTTACATATCAAGCGCCATGGTCGTCGAAGTTCTTATCTTCCTCTCCGACCTCATGTTGAACCGCCAGATTGTCGGACGATCGATAGGGATGAAACCCTAGCCGCCGCCTGTTATCGCCGGTTTATGTACCACCGCCGATCATCAATCTTTTGTAGTTTCTACAACCCATGAAGGAAGAATGGGTCGATGACGAAGACTGTTCAGCCGCAATAAAAACCAATTTCCAGCGTCTGTGTGAACTGTGAAGTAATTGACACGTGATCTCTCTTCTTTCTCTAGATTTCAATTCTGGGTGTGTGAAATAAGAAAAGGCAGAAGAGGAGACGATGCAGGGAAGAAGCATGGCATAAAGAGTTGTACTCGATGTGTTGGGAAGGAAAAAGGGCGGTGCCTTTGTTAAGAAAAGTATACGTGGCAGAAGATGGGAAAAGGCTGCACCACAGATGGGAAAAAGGCTGCACCAACAATTTGTACAGTACAACAGCATTTGTACAACAATTTGTACACAAAATACAACCCTTTATGCCTAAAattgttgctaatttatattatataaatactATTGCATGATATTGtaacaaagtatagtactttagtttgttttactattttgtaagtttgagaaaaaaaaacataaaaatttaaATGGtgaatctatctatactttctataaaaggagaaatcccaatgacataagaaaagctgatgtgtcagcaggagaggctgtccaacaaggcttttcttatgtcattattacatcataaagcctaatatataaatcactttaaaatacatttaatgtTCTATCAAACCACTGCCTTGTGTATTTTCAAGTGTTAAAGATCTGGCCTACATTCCAAAGGGCAAACCACTGCCCATATACAAGAAAGTAGCCGCTGATTCTTTTGGCAAACGTATACTTAGCAGCAGTAATTGTTGTTATCTTCCGTAATGCTTTTAGATCAGCAGATGTTTAACGCTAATTACCgggaaattcaaattcaaatatgCATGGGAATAAGTAATtagcaattaatgcatgtcactcagaAACTCATGTCAATCATCCTTCTTATATAAGGCTTTTCTTCTCATTTCGTTCTTCATATTTCATCACGCTTTCATCTTCTctgattttgaaatttgaaatttaatcacaatccgaatTCCGAATTAGAAGCATGTCAATATCAGTTGACAGTAATAATCTTAGTTTTGTTAACGATTTGAATCCTGGGAAAGATATGTGGAACATGAAAGCGAGAATTATTCGAAAATGGAATCAGGGTTACAAGATGGatctcatcttcattgatgagAAGGTAATTTGTATCTCTGTTTTTCCGTTTTATTAGAGAATGTAGTGTTGTATGCTAAAAAGATACTTTCTTTAAATGTTCTTCAGGGTGCTAAGATTCACGCAGGTATTAAGACTCGTCTGATACCTGTTTTTGATGGTCAGCTTCAAGAAGATGCTGTTGTGATTCTGTCCAAATTTGGTGTTGGTGAgaataaagatttatataaaGTAGTGGTGCAGCCttataaaatcaacttttatAGATGCATAACTGTTACTCCTATGAGAGATTGGCAAGGTGTTGAGTATGGTTTCAACTTCAGAGCTTATGAAGATATTCTTCAAGGAGAGGCGTTAAACGCCTTGAGTGTTGGTAgtgtatatttttgtaatcatgtcTTGCTTGTATAATATTTGAGAGTTTTACTTATATTCTTGTATAATGTGATTATATAGATGTTGTTGGATCTGTGATTTGTTGTGGAGATCTTGAAATCTTTGATTGACCTCCAAAGCAGACTAAGAAGATGAATTTCGATATTGAAGACTTGGAGTAAGTTGTTGTTTACATGTGCAGTCATGTACTGATCATTGTTTGTATTTAATGATGTtaataaataagatgaagaaTGTTGGATCATGGTAATGGTAATAAATGAGATCTATAGTGTTTGTATGTAATGCTGAATCATGGTAATAAATAAGGTCTACAGTTTATTCTTAGTGAATATGGTAGTTAATTTATGGCTCATTTGCTACTTTAATAAATGTCATAATTTTCCTTTGattttctgtttttattcattcaatgttgttttgatatcagAGATTTGTAAAGAAATGGTCATAAATTAGTCTTTAGTATATCGTCATATGAATATTCTTTTCATGTAGGGGTAAGGTTTTGCGGTGTACTGTGTGGAATGATTATGCTCTGCAGATTAAGAACTTCATTTCTAAAATCTCACCTCATGAGCATGTGATGGCTGTTATACAGCATGGAAAGTGTAAGGAATGGAAAGGTATTTTTGTTACTTTCTGCAAATCCCACTATCCTGTTTATTTCTGGCAATATAAAGATAGGTATACATTAAATATCTATATACTTTTCCATGTAGGTGAATATACTGTTCAAAGTGATAAGTTTGCAACACGAATTTTTTTGAATGAAGATATTGATGAAGTTAATGAGCTAAGGAGGAGGTAATTTGTCATTGTAATTTCTCTTGTATATAGATGTTCAAGTCAAATACTTGGTTTCATGTTATTTTTATACTAATTCTAATCATTTGTGGTATTCAAAAGGCTTATACTAAAGTTTGGACAAGGGAGTGGTTCTACTTCTCAAACAATACTATCGTCTCAGAGTGTTTTTCCATTGCATAAAGAATTTGTAACTGATGGTgtgaagaaacatgttgatgagatTAGTGAGATAGAAAAGGTTTCACATCTTTTTATATAGTTTGGTTATTTGTTTGGTTTATCACCTTCATGTTTTTACAGGAAGTGTCTTGTGTTTTTACAGGAAATGtcttgtgttgtgttgtgttgtggtTGCGACAATTAAGATTGTACAAGAAGAGTATGGTTGGTTTTATGCTGCCTGTCGTAAGTGTTTCAAGAAGGTGATGGGTAAAAGTGAATACTTGCGGAAtgttgaaaatgtttcagatgaTATTCTTCGATTGCCTGCGACTTCTTTGGTTTGTATCAAATGTCATACGAAATGTACATCGATCACCACAAAGTAAGCAATGATGATTATTTAgcgttatatttatataagtaacaTTCTAAGACTGATATTTGAACATAGTTTTGCAGTTTACTTAGTTAGTTGTGTGTATTTCAGGTTCAAGGTGCAAGTGCGGGTGCAGGATGAGAGTGGTAGTGTTTCTTTTGTTATGTTTGATAGAGATGTTCAGAAGCTTCTTGGATTAGCGGCGAGTGACATACGAGAGAGGCAGGTTAAGGCCAATGATACTGGATTCCCTCATGAGATATTTCGATTGGTTGATAAGAAGGCTGCTTTTAAGATTGATGTTTCAGAGTTCAATCTTAAAAATGACTATCGTATTTATATTGTGCAAAAAAAAATGTGATGATCCAGTAATAATTGTTGAGTTGGTTGGTGGAGATGGTAATGGTGATGAAAATACTAATGAGGTAGCAAATAAAATTACTCTTTCAATCTATTgatttttcttttgagttttaaacactGGATTCTATACTTTTTATATGATATCATATATTATGATCCTTTAGGTTACTCAAGAGATAGCTGACGTTAAAGACGTTAACCTTTCAGAATCTTCCCAGGTGTCTGCTGAACGAACTTCAAGGGTGAGTgtttatttttaaattagtttAGTATGTTTAAAAAGAgttcattattttattaaatgagacCAATAGTTGTTTTGTGATCTGTTGCAAGGATGTTGTCTCTGTTACGGCCGACTCTTCAGCCGTTGCAGTTGAAAAGGATTCTGGATCAAGTCCCAATGGAAAGCGGATGGCTCGAGATGTTGATGTTGTCAACGTTGGTGAGCTATCCACTAATGTGAGAAGAACCCGGAAGAAGCTGACTAAGGTTAACAATTAGATGCTTATGAAAAAACAATTCTTATGAGAGATAAGTGAAACCACTTATTTTTGAAGAATCCTTGTGGTTTTTATTTATGTCTGTTAACTGTTGTTTTAACAAACTGTGGTTAAAAGTTTGGTTTGTAAAGGCTACGATGATGAATATGGTATGTAATGTCTACGGTTTGAATATCAAGTAAGGTTAACCTTTTGTTTGTTATATAATATTGTTATTATACATTATATGCATTTTTGGTGATATTGATGGACTGAATAAGTAGTAGGGTTGTATATTATTGTtagattgatgaatgaaaatttaatCAATTGGTTAGTCGGAAAACTGTTGGGGTCTGAGATACATTAACATCTGTTAGaggctaagcactgttatagTGTGCAAACATCTGTTAACCCCTAAGCACTGTTAAAATATCTGTTAAAGGCTAAGCACTGTTATATCGTGCTTCAACAAACCTTATGAGCTGTTGATCATCATCTGTTAaagatcttatattatagatcttCTGTTGAATTGTGTAATATCTGTTGGTGAACAGCAGAACTTAGGTTCATCATACATTTTACTTCATCAGCAGAGGTTCTCTTTAGTAGACCTTTGTTTCAGCAGTCTTTGTCTTAACAGACCTTTTGGTTCATCAGCAGAGTTTGTTTGGCTATTGATGGACTGGATAAGTAGCAGGGTTGTATGTTATTGTtagattgatgaatgaaaatttaatTAATTGGTTAGTCGGAAAACTGTTGGGGTCTGAGATACATTAACATCTGTTAGAGGCTAAGCCCTGTTATAGCGTGCTAACATCTGTTAACCCCTAAGCACCGTTAAAGATCTGTTAAaggctaagcactgttatagCGTGCTTCAACAAACCTTATGAGCTATTGATCATCATCTGTTAAAGATCTTATATTATATATCTTCTGTTGAATTGTGTAATATCTGTTGGTGCACAACAGAACTTAGGTTCATCATACATTTTGCTTCATCAGCAGAGGTAAGACCACAAAGTTTTGAAAGTATATACTAAGACTACATAACTTCATTCTTAAGTTAGTTTCCAAAGAAGAAATTTGTCCATCAAACATGtcaactaaaacataaattatTAAAGGCTGAAAAGGTGTTCAAAGATCATGTCAACAAACTTCAAAGCGTATTCTATCTCCTCTTACTTTTCTTCGACTATCTCAAACCTTAGCTTTTTCCCCACAAATATTCCCGTTTCATCCATGATACGCTGCCAGTTTGTATGCATCACTAGATGGTTGTTGTCGTCAGGTCTTCTAGGATCTCTCCTAACAACCAGCTGTACCAAAAACTTCACATGACCAAATGACAGCACAGCTCTACGGTAATTATTTAGCTGGTGTTCTCGAACAAAGTTCCTCGGTATTGCCTGTAGAGGAAAATTCTTTCTTTAGTTATTCATTCAAAACAACATATAACTTTAAGTAATAACAGATAGATCCATGATTATAAGTAAAATCAACCATATTAAAAGTAGATATGTAAATACCAAGCTGTGTGTCTCTAAAACATGGTATTCAAACTGTTTTTTATAATATGGACGCCGATTGCGGTGTTGGTGATTGGTACGGCTGCAGTGATGTTTTGTCTCCCTGTGAAGTGCAATCCCGTCTTTGTTAAAAACCTTCACAGTGAAGTTAAAGTCGTCTTCAGGAGTACTTCCCATCCATTGAAACAGCAGTTGGCAGCTTTCCTCAATGTCATTTTCGAAGCAAAATGTTGTCCATCCTGGTCCCATAAAACCAGCAGCTAATCCCTTTTTGTTTTCAGGAGAGAAAACATAATGCACATCAACTTTACTACTCTGCTTTGGTCCATGTACTCTGGCAACCAAGTTATCAAATTTTAATCTCCTTTGCGACAACAGCTTCAGCAAATCGTGTGGTAAATGCTATAATTTTCATATATTTTAGAAATGTCATATTAGATTTTATATaggatacaaaatataaataagaaGTTTTTCTAACAGTCCAAAAGATACACtgcaatatataaaaataagtagCAATTTTTAACCTGCTTATCGTATGTTTCTTCTTCAGCCTGTATCAAGCAACCATGAACATAATCTTTATTCGAGCCATCTTTCCTAATCTCCAATCCCTCATTGTTCAAAACATTTATCTCAAATtttgcttccttcaatttttttaaacacaGCTTGTGTATGTTGTTATTTCTATAAGTTTCAACAAACCGAGTCCATTTTGGCCCGTTTATTCTCTTACTTTTATGACCGATGCTCTGTACTGCAATCTTATACTTAAAACCGTATAATCAACCAACTTTATCACTTCACACTTTCTTGGTAATTGGTTACTCATTATCCTTGGAAGTACCTATGTATATAAAATACACAACATttaatatatctttaattttataaataCAGTTTTTAGCATACAATTGTGATTTGAGCTAATTTGTTCTAAGAATATAGCTTACCAATCCTTCATTTAGGTCTGCCAATTGAGAGACATTGATAATTATCATAAACTCCATCTGAAAGtaaaaaaatacaataacagTTAAATACTAAAATATAAAATCAATTGTATCTGAAAAACATTCTATTTAAGGTATAAAAAAATATCCAACACTCTGTAGGACCAAACTTATATGTTGTGTACTTCAATATGGTCCCTACAACCAACAATATGAATCTAACACTGTGTAAGATCAAATTTTTATTCTTGTATAATTAAAAAGTATTATATGGCAATAAAGTTTTCAAATATCCATGTTTGTGTCAACTTCAAACTTTAGTTTTTTTCAGCAAACAAGGCTATATTCACTTACAAATCAGACATATGAGTACTATGTGTAAGGATAGTGAAAAAAGGCcgaaagtgtgagaagtgtattataacactatatataatactatataacaccatataaacaccgtataacaatatgtaacaccatataataccatataacactatgtaacactatataacattatataacaaatataacactatacatctatcatagacatgctatcagacaaactatagtgttatatttgttatataatgatatatagtgttatatagtgttatatggtattatatggtgttacatattgttatacggtgtttatatggtgttatatagtattatatatagtgttataatacacttctcacactttgagcactttttacaggatcctctacctgaGTACTATAAACTGATTGCAgaatattttatcaaaattaataTTGATAGAACAAATGTATCAACACTACATGGCAGTTCATACAACAATTCTAAAACTATTCGTAAAATTTACAACCAAATATTTATTAAACAATAATATTTCAGATTGTTATTTAGATGGAATGAATCAAAATGTAACTAAATAGGTTGATATAAAtcttattataaaaaaaaaacatgttcatataagtttatctattttaacatcagtagattatgattttgatgtttatataatttgaaaTGAGAAAACTGAAAGGAACATGTCAAAGCATACCTGTAAAATACACAAGAGAAAAAAAATAGCTGATCTAAAACTTTAAACTTCTGATCGTCAAGTCTGAGGAAGAAGAAACTGTAGAGTTTTTTCGCCGGAGAAGAAGAGGTGAGATTGTATTGGGATTGTTGAAAATAAGAAATTTATCTATTAACttataattgtttatttatttaacttataataatctttaatatcgggatttaaaaactatttttaattatataagcAGTGGTTATTGTTGTGCAAAATTGCCCTGTTTTAATGTAAAAGGGGGTAAAGtataaattttacaaaatttaatttcaaccaACCAGTATAAATGTAACATCTGTATTAACTCCATTTAATATACTTTTCATCTCCATTATTAAATATAAGCTTCAGAAAACATATTCGGAAGTTTTCTCAAAATAACTTTCTTATCAAAATCGACAAGGTTCTATTTCCCAATATAGATTACACGCTATAAAATCAAGTATTGTTtctttgaatttattgtttgtaTTATATATGTTAGATTAATCATTATTTGATGTTATGGGTATGTGTTTGTCACTGACGGCGTTTCATATTCTCTCTTGAAGCAAATAATAGTTGTTGTAATCCGGTGTATTTTTATTGATTAAGTACTGCATTAACTTAAATAAAGTCACTGATAGCATTCTCTGTCACAATTTGTGCATGCATCTTCGTGATGTTGTCTTCTACATTACGATTGATAAATCAACCATATAATTTTTGTTTGATGCTCATTTGCTTAATTGTTGTGAAAGATGATGATTTTCGTTTTGTGCTTTGTTTTTATAATACCTTAAGTGTGTGATTATACAAATAGTCCAGTTAATATTTGgtacttttgttttttaagtGCAGATTTATTTTAAGTGATGTTAGTGATGTCTATTTTATaatgttgtttgtctatgactttTGTTGGATGTTGTTCATTTTTATAACTTGtaagtttaaattgtttattGCAGATATGAATCTAACcaatcaaacaccatcctttttacAATTCCTTAATGAAGATGATTTTATATTTTTGGTACGTTTTTTAACTTTCCTTCTACTATTAGGATTCTACGTTAATTTTTTATGTAAGATGTTTGTTAACTACTGTTGCAGAATATACCACTTAATTTTCAGACTCTGTTGTGGGGCAAGGAGGTCCCGTATGGGCGAATTGCAGAGTTACTTGATGGTGACAAatcatggttagtacgagtaaGGAAGAGACATGATCATTGTATATTTACGGATGGATGGACAAAGTTTGTTAGAGATTGTTGTTTGAAAACGAAAGATGTTGTATTGGTGAAAGCTATTGGACGTTTGTCAT from Helianthus annuus cultivar XRQ/B chromosome 10, HanXRQr2.0-SUNRISE, whole genome shotgun sequence harbors:
- the LOC110880646 gene encoding uncharacterized protein LOC110880646 produces the protein MSISVDSNNLSFVNDLNPGKDMWNMKARIIRKWNQGYKMDLIFIDEKGAKIHAGIKTRLIPVFDGQLQEDAVVILSKFGVGENKDLYKVVVQPYKINFYRCITVTPMRDWQGVEYGFNFRAYEDILQGEALNALSVGSSCTDHCLYLMMLINKMKNVGSWGKVLRCTVWNDYALQIKNFISKISPHEHVMAVIQHGKCKEWKGEYTVQSDKFATRIFLNEDIDEVNELRRRLILKFGQGSGSTSQTILSSQSVFPLHKEFVTDGVKKHVDEISEIEKVSHLFI